Proteins from a single region of Dyadobacter fanqingshengii:
- a CDS encoding FAD:protein FMN transferase encodes MLTSLAHAQESRYSFEKGMMGSPFKLVFYAKNDSIANIAAQSAFKRIEKLNEILSDYRDGSEINLLSAQSGNGKWIPVSDDLYNILAISQDISKKTDGAFDATLGPVVQMWRHATRKGIFPKEAEIKEAMLKTGYTKMKLDLKSKSVFLSQKGMRLDIGGLGKGFAAEEAVNVLQTFGIKSIMMDAGGKIVLTNPPPGAKGWNITISNGSDSLKTMPLSNVALATSGPTYRYMEYNGIRYSHIVDPKSGIGLLFHVRTTVISPDGTVADALATAFSVAGIEKSKKIITLFPESKVWLVEKKDERVADWNTLE; translated from the coding sequence ATGTTGACCTCGCTGGCTCACGCGCAGGAAAGTCGATATAGTTTTGAAAAAGGGATGATGGGTTCTCCGTTTAAACTCGTTTTTTATGCCAAAAATGACTCCATAGCTAATATTGCAGCGCAAAGTGCATTCAAGAGAATTGAAAAACTGAATGAAATATTGAGCGATTACCGGGATGGAAGTGAAATAAATTTGCTTTCGGCCCAATCGGGAAACGGCAAATGGATTCCCGTGAGTGACGATCTCTACAACATTCTGGCAATCAGTCAGGATATCAGCAAAAAGACGGATGGCGCTTTCGATGCAACATTAGGCCCCGTGGTGCAAATGTGGCGCCACGCGACGAGAAAAGGGATCTTTCCCAAAGAAGCGGAGATTAAGGAAGCAATGTTGAAAACGGGTTATACGAAGATGAAGCTTGATCTGAAATCGAAAAGTGTTTTTCTTTCACAAAAAGGAATGAGGCTCGACATTGGCGGTTTGGGTAAAGGATTTGCCGCGGAAGAAGCTGTAAACGTTTTGCAAACGTTTGGAATAAAGTCAATCATGATGGATGCGGGCGGTAAAATTGTGCTGACCAATCCGCCTCCGGGAGCGAAAGGATGGAACATTACCATTTCAAACGGAAGTGATTCGCTGAAAACAATGCCTTTGTCGAACGTCGCACTGGCGACTTCCGGCCCCACTTATCGCTATATGGAATACAATGGGATCAGATATTCGCACATTGTGGATCCGAAATCGGGCATCGGGCTGTTATTTCATGTTAGAACGACTGTCATTTCACCGGACGGGACGGTCGCGGATGCGTTGGCAACTGCATTCAGCGTGGCCGGAATTGAGAAAAGTAAAAAGATCATTACATTGTTTCCCGAGAGCAAAGTTTGGCTGGTGGAAAAGAAAGATGAACGTGTAGCCGACTGGAATACATTGGAATAG
- a CDS encoding amidase yields MKRRNFVRLASAAGITAAAFPFFQCKSKPADQGKKAPTAFALAEMTVAQMQEQMTKGTLSSHSITKHYLDQIASLDQNGPKINAVIEINPDALAIADAMDAERKNGKVRGPMHGIPVLIKDNIDTKDKMQTTAGSIALAGNIASLDAFVVKKMREAGAVILGKTNLSEWANFRSTRSASGWSSRGGQTKNPYILDRSPCGSSSGSGAAVAANLCAVAVGTETNGSIACPAAMNGVVGIKPTVGLVSRSGIIPISATQDTAGPLGRTVADAAALLSAMVGADADDPAKTAIAYENFTDFTASLDANGLNGKRIGIEKDFLKQHEDVDALLKKALDQMKQKGAVIVEVDYMKTQKTDGAESILLQYEFKDGLNKYLSKSNAKVKSLEALIAFNKANAAKAMPYFQQELFEISQAKGDLESKEYKDALTKILNVRNALNALFESEKLDALCGPATGPAWCNDLVNGDFWTGYGGYGPAAISGFPSVTVPMGAVDELPIGISFLGKAFGEADLIRIAFAYEQASKNRKAPRFIETVKA; encoded by the coding sequence ATGAAAAGACGAAACTTTGTGCGCCTGGCTTCTGCCGCAGGAATTACCGCTGCTGCTTTTCCATTCTTCCAATGTAAATCCAAACCGGCCGATCAGGGAAAGAAAGCGCCGACAGCATTCGCATTAGCTGAAATGACAGTTGCACAGATGCAGGAGCAAATGACTAAGGGCACATTGTCATCTCACTCAATTACAAAGCATTACCTGGATCAAATTGCCTCATTGGATCAAAACGGACCCAAAATAAATGCTGTGATCGAGATCAATCCCGATGCACTTGCCATTGCGGACGCGATGGATGCAGAACGGAAAAATGGAAAAGTTCGCGGACCCATGCATGGCATTCCGGTTCTGATCAAAGATAACATTGATACAAAAGATAAAATGCAGACAACAGCGGGCTCGATCGCGCTGGCAGGCAACATCGCTTCTTTGGATGCATTTGTGGTGAAAAAAATGCGTGAAGCGGGTGCAGTCATCCTTGGCAAAACCAATTTGAGCGAGTGGGCTAACTTTCGGTCGACCCGTTCTGCAAGCGGATGGAGCAGCCGCGGCGGCCAGACAAAGAATCCGTACATACTAGACCGTTCCCCATGCGGGTCCAGCTCAGGATCCGGCGCGGCGGTTGCAGCAAACCTTTGCGCGGTGGCCGTGGGTACAGAAACCAATGGCTCCATCGCGTGTCCGGCGGCGATGAATGGCGTTGTCGGGATTAAGCCAACCGTTGGCTTGGTGAGCCGGTCAGGCATTATCCCGATATCCGCAACCCAGGACACTGCGGGACCTTTGGGAAGAACAGTTGCAGATGCTGCCGCGTTACTCAGCGCAATGGTTGGGGCCGACGCTGACGACCCGGCCAAAACTGCTATCGCCTATGAAAACTTCACGGATTTCACTGCATCGCTTGACGCTAATGGCCTGAATGGCAAACGCATAGGCATTGAAAAGGATTTCCTGAAACAGCATGAAGATGTGGATGCTTTACTGAAAAAAGCATTAGACCAAATGAAGCAAAAAGGCGCCGTGATCGTCGAAGTGGATTATATGAAAACACAAAAGACAGACGGAGCCGAATCCATTTTGCTGCAATATGAGTTCAAGGATGGTTTGAACAAATATCTTTCAAAATCAAACGCCAAAGTAAAGTCTCTGGAAGCCCTTATCGCATTCAATAAAGCCAATGCGGCGAAGGCTATGCCTTATTTTCAGCAAGAATTATTTGAAATCTCGCAAGCAAAAGGTGATCTGGAATCGAAGGAATACAAAGATGCATTAACGAAGATATTGAATGTACGAAACGCCCTGAACGCATTATTTGAGTCCGAAAAGCTGGATGCACTTTGCGGACCCGCCACCGGACCTGCCTGGTGTAATGATCTCGTTAATGGTGATTTCTGGACCGGGTATGGTGGTTATGGGCCCGCTGCTATATCCGGTTTTCCGTCGGTAACGGTTCCTATGGGTGCTGTGGATGAGCTTCCCATCGGCATTTCGTTTTTGGGTAAAGCATTCGGTGAAGCGGATTTAATTCGCATTGCGTTCGCATATGAGCAAGCGTCTAAAAACAGAAAAGCCCCCAGGTTTATCGAAACGGTTAAAGCGTAG
- a CDS encoding asparagine synthetase B codes for MLKRFLLLVLVLISHISFANQILIPMDNTQTNHLKAYGLAYMLLKGEIDVDWLLNYRGGSFKVAYSKSIENECKLRAISYEVLSESASAQIVSQISDPNVNMDLIKLHKAAKIAVYSPIKISPSEFENTDAVLLVLKYAEIPFEVIYDEEILKGDLPKYDWLHLHHEDFTGQFGKSLRRTTPADVKAQESIASRFGFAKVPQMKLAVAKAIKEFCAGGGFLFAMCSGAETFDIALAAEGIDIVDNMDGDGVDPDAQSKLDFEKTFAFQNFKLQLDEYEGMTFSDINSSAGRFRNWGDDGAYFSLFDFSAKWDVIPAMLVQNHEHLVREFMGQTTAFSKHTVKPSVLVMGTTPSSDRYIYGELGRGQWTFYGGHDPEGRGGGGRRMPTDLNLYPNSPGYRLILNNVLFPSARKKKRKT; via the coding sequence ATGCTGAAGAGGTTTCTATTACTCGTTTTGGTGCTCATTTCGCATATCAGCTTTGCGAACCAGATCCTTATCCCGATGGATAACACGCAGACTAACCACCTGAAAGCCTACGGTCTGGCATATATGCTGCTGAAAGGTGAGATCGATGTAGATTGGCTGCTTAATTATCGTGGTGGAAGCTTTAAGGTGGCTTATAGCAAGTCCATTGAGAACGAATGCAAGCTTCGCGCCATTTCCTATGAAGTATTATCCGAATCGGCCAGCGCACAAATTGTGAGTCAGATCAGCGATCCGAATGTAAATATGGATCTCATTAAGCTGCATAAGGCTGCTAAAATCGCTGTTTATTCACCGATCAAGATCAGCCCTTCCGAATTTGAGAATACGGACGCCGTTTTGCTGGTTTTGAAATATGCCGAAATCCCTTTTGAAGTGATATATGACGAGGAAATCCTGAAAGGAGATTTACCAAAATACGACTGGCTGCATTTGCATCATGAAGATTTTACGGGACAATTCGGTAAAAGTCTGCGGCGCACCACGCCTGCGGATGTGAAGGCCCAGGAATCGATCGCGAGCCGTTTTGGGTTTGCCAAAGTGCCGCAGATGAAACTGGCAGTGGCCAAAGCAATCAAGGAATTTTGTGCAGGCGGCGGCTTCTTGTTTGCCATGTGTTCAGGTGCGGAGACATTCGACATTGCATTGGCAGCCGAAGGCATTGATATTGTAGACAATATGGATGGTGACGGCGTGGACCCGGACGCACAGTCTAAGCTGGATTTCGAAAAAACTTTCGCATTCCAGAATTTCAAATTGCAGCTGGACGAATACGAAGGAATGACTTTCTCAGACATTAATTCCTCCGCAGGCCGCTTCCGGAACTGGGGTGACGACGGTGCCTATTTTTCACTCTTTGATTTTTCCGCTAAATGGGATGTGATCCCGGCCATGCTTGTTCAAAATCACGAACATTTGGTGAGGGAATTTATGGGACAAACCACCGCTTTCTCAAAACATACGGTAAAACCAAGCGTGCTGGTGATGGGAACAACGCCCTCATCGGACCGCTACATTTACGGCGAACTCGGTCGCGGACAATGGACATTTTACGGCGGCCACGATCCCGAAGGCCGGGGCGGAGGCGGCCGCAGAATGCCAACCGATCTCAATCTTTACCCCAATTCACCGGGTTACCGCCTGATTTTGAATAATGTATTGTTTCCGTCGGCGCGCAAGAAAAAGCGCAAAACCTAG
- a CDS encoding 6-pyruvoyl trahydropterin synthase family protein → MIYVTRKEHFNAAHRLFNPAWSEEKNQEVFGPCANNNWHGHNFELIVTVKGKPDPDTGFVIDLKVLGDIVKNKVVDKVDHKNLNLDVDFMQGKMASCEIFVYEIWNILAPAIAEASPNSKLHYIKLVETPKNFVEYYGE, encoded by the coding sequence ATGATTTACGTAACAAGAAAAGAGCATTTCAACGCAGCCCACCGGCTTTTCAATCCGGCCTGGTCTGAGGAAAAAAACCAGGAAGTTTTTGGCCCCTGCGCTAACAACAACTGGCATGGACATAATTTTGAGCTGATTGTTACTGTAAAAGGAAAGCCTGACCCGGACACCGGTTTTGTAATTGATCTGAAAGTGCTGGGTGATATCGTGAAGAATAAAGTGGTGGATAAGGTGGATCATAAGAATCTTAACCTGGATGTGGATTTTATGCAAGGCAAAATGGCTTCCTGCGAAATATTTGTTTATGAAATATGGAATATTCTCGCGCCAGCCATTGCTGAGGCATCCCCGAATTCTAAGCTGCATTACATCAAGCTGGTTGAAACCCCAAAGAATTTTGTAGAGTATTACGGCGAATAA
- the sufB gene encoding Fe-S cluster assembly protein SufB: MSKEDELLEEITSSEYKYGFVTDIEADEAPMGLNDDIVRFISAKKNEPEWMLAWRLKAYHLWLTMAEPKWPNVHYPKIDFQGIKYYSAPKKKKQVDSLDDIDPELRDTFERLGISLNEQKRLSGVSIAVDAVMDSESVFTTFKGSLKEKGIIFCSISEAIREHPALVQKYLGSVVPPKDNYYAALNSAVFSDGSFVYIPKGVRCPMELSTYFRINAAGTGQFERTLIIGDADSHVSYLEGCTAPMRDENQLHAAVVEIFAHENANVKYSTVQNWYPGDKDGKGGIYNFVTKRGLCDGAGSKISWTQVETGSAITWKYPSVILKGDNSIGEFYSVAVTNNMQQADTGTKMIHIGKNTKSRIVSKGISAGKSQNSYRGLVQVFKKAEKARNFSQCDSLLLGDKCGAHTFPYIEVSNPSATVEHEATTSKIGEDILFYCNQRGIPTEQAVALIVNGYAKEVLNQLPMEFAVEAQKLLEISLEGSVG; this comes from the coding sequence ATGAGCAAAGAAGATGAATTGTTGGAGGAAATCACCAGTTCGGAATACAAATATGGTTTTGTAACTGATATTGAGGCAGATGAGGCTCCTATGGGCCTTAATGATGATATTGTCAGATTTATCTCAGCCAAAAAAAATGAACCGGAATGGATGCTTGCGTGGCGTTTGAAAGCTTATCATTTGTGGCTGACAATGGCTGAGCCAAAGTGGCCAAACGTTCATTATCCAAAAATCGATTTTCAGGGAATAAAATATTATTCGGCACCCAAGAAGAAAAAGCAGGTTGACAGTCTGGACGACATTGATCCGGAATTGCGCGACACTTTTGAGCGTCTGGGAATATCGCTTAACGAGCAAAAACGCCTTTCAGGTGTTTCGATCGCGGTTGATGCTGTAATGGATTCGGAATCCGTTTTCACGACATTCAAAGGATCGCTGAAAGAGAAAGGAATTATCTTTTGCTCTATTAGCGAGGCCATTCGTGAACATCCGGCACTAGTTCAAAAATATTTAGGATCGGTTGTTCCTCCAAAGGACAACTATTATGCAGCATTGAATTCGGCTGTTTTCTCTGACGGTTCTTTCGTTTATATTCCAAAAGGCGTTCGCTGCCCGATGGAGCTTTCCACTTATTTCCGTATCAATGCGGCCGGAACAGGGCAGTTTGAGCGCACGCTGATTATCGGTGACGCCGATAGCCACGTGAGTTACCTGGAAGGTTGTACAGCGCCTATGCGTGACGAAAATCAGTTGCATGCCGCAGTTGTAGAAATCTTCGCGCATGAGAATGCAAATGTGAAATATTCGACTGTTCAGAACTGGTATCCGGGCGATAAAGACGGAAAAGGTGGGATTTACAATTTTGTAACCAAACGCGGTCTTTGTGACGGCGCAGGTTCGAAAATTTCCTGGACGCAAGTTGAAACCGGCTCGGCAATCACCTGGAAATATCCTTCGGTGATTTTGAAAGGTGATAATTCAATCGGTGAATTCTATTCCGTTGCTGTTACGAATAACATGCAACAGGCTGATACAGGTACGAAAATGATCCATATCGGGAAAAATACCAAGAGCCGGATCGTTTCAAAAGGCATTTCAGCTGGTAAGAGTCAGAACTCATACAGAGGACTTGTTCAGGTTTTTAAGAAAGCTGAAAAAGCACGTAACTTTTCGCAGTGCGACTCGCTGTTATTGGGTGATAAATGCGGTGCGCATACATTTCCATACATTGAAGTGAGCAATCCTTCGGCAACGGTTGAGCATGAGGCTACGACTTCAAAAATTGGCGAGGACATTCTTTTTTATTGCAACCAACGCGGCATTCCAACAGAACAAGCGGTTGCATTGATTGTAAATGGATATGCAAAGGAAGTATTAAATCAGCTTCCGATGGAGTTTGCTGTGGAAGCACAAAAATTACTGGAAATCAGTTTGGAAGGCAGCGTAGGATAA
- the pta gene encoding phosphate acetyltransferase: MTKTIFIASAEPYAGKSVIALGLVNMLLSKTKKIGFFKPIISQQEPGRKDKHIEAIINYFSLPIPYEDTFAFTRQEVLQHPESENWGEMINTIISKFKKLEEAYDFTVIEGSDFLGEGIAFEFESNAAIAKNLGAPVLTIINGENKSTAQIINSSLNVLRNFESREVQVLGIVANRVKAEQVDDVRELLRMQLPDDIMLTVIPWEKALQSPTMREITDALDAKVLFGEHLLSSQVDNYVTGAMMLPNFLKHIKENVLIITPGDRGDIVIGALQANLSTNYPKVAGIVLTAGTIPEEPVIRLIEGLQTIIPIISVQQGTFGTTTAIGAIHSRITADNTKKIELAIDTFEKYVDMKVLDDKIITFQPEGITPHMFQYQLVKWAKSQKKHIVLPEGNDDRILRAAARLISQNVVDLTILGDPTEVAAAVKRLGIDLDLNVVRIVNPANSENYEDYVETLYELRKNKNVNLEMARDLMTDVSYFGTMMVYKGHADGMVSGAVHTTQHTIRPALQFIKTKPGVSIVSSIFFMCLPDRVAIFGDCAVNPNPTASQLADIAISSAESSARFGIEPRIAMLSYSSGTSGEGEDVERVREATAIVKERAPHLKVEGPIQYDAAVDPIVGNQKLSNSEVAGKASVLIFPDLNTGNNTYKAVQRETGALAIGPMLQGLNKPINDLSRGCTVDDIFNTVVITAIQCQQE, encoded by the coding sequence ATGACAAAGACCATTTTTATCGCTTCCGCGGAGCCATATGCAGGGAAGTCCGTGATTGCATTGGGCCTCGTGAACATGCTTTTGTCCAAGACAAAGAAGATCGGTTTTTTCAAACCTATCATTTCCCAGCAGGAACCGGGTCGCAAAGACAAGCACATTGAGGCCATTATCAATTACTTTTCATTGCCTATTCCTTACGAAGATACATTTGCTTTCACCCGCCAGGAAGTTTTGCAGCATCCCGAATCGGAGAACTGGGGCGAAATGATCAACACCATTATCAGCAAATTCAAAAAGCTGGAAGAGGCTTATGATTTCACCGTCATTGAGGGAAGCGACTTTTTGGGCGAAGGCATTGCTTTTGAATTCGAATCCAATGCGGCCATTGCTAAAAATCTGGGTGCGCCGGTGCTGACGATCATTAATGGCGAAAATAAATCAACAGCACAGATCATTAATTCGTCGCTGAATGTGCTGCGGAATTTTGAGTCGCGCGAAGTTCAGGTGCTGGGCATTGTAGCGAACAGAGTGAAGGCTGAGCAGGTGGATGATGTGCGGGAGTTGCTGCGTATGCAGTTACCGGACGACATTATGCTTACCGTCATTCCCTGGGAAAAGGCGTTGCAAAGCCCGACTATGCGCGAGATAACCGACGCGCTGGATGCCAAAGTTTTATTCGGAGAACACTTACTTTCGAGTCAGGTCGATAATTACGTGACGGGCGCCATGATGCTGCCCAACTTTTTGAAACATATTAAAGAGAATGTGCTGATCATCACGCCGGGCGACCGGGGTGACATTGTGATTGGCGCATTGCAGGCCAACCTTTCCACCAATTATCCCAAAGTGGCAGGCATAGTCCTCACCGCCGGCACCATTCCGGAAGAACCCGTAATCCGGCTTATTGAAGGTTTGCAGACCATTATTCCCATCATCTCGGTGCAACAGGGCACATTTGGAACGACTACGGCCATTGGCGCCATACATTCCCGGATCACCGCGGACAACACCAAGAAGATTGAGCTGGCCATTGACACGTTTGAAAAATATGTGGATATGAAAGTGCTGGATGATAAGATCATTACATTCCAGCCAGAAGGAATTACGCCGCATATGTTTCAATATCAGCTCGTTAAATGGGCTAAAAGCCAGAAAAAACACATTGTGCTTCCCGAAGGAAACGATGACCGGATTCTCCGTGCTGCGGCAAGGTTAATAAGTCAAAACGTCGTGGATTTAACCATTCTGGGCGATCCGACGGAAGTGGCTGCGGCTGTAAAAAGACTCGGCATTGATCTGGATCTGAATGTGGTAAGGATTGTGAATCCGGCTAATTCCGAAAATTATGAAGATTACGTGGAAACGCTTTATGAGCTGCGTAAGAACAAAAATGTGAATCTCGAAATGGCGCGTGACCTGATGACCGACGTTTCTTATTTCGGAACAATGATGGTTTACAAAGGTCATGCGGATGGAATGGTGTCCGGTGCGGTGCATACCACGCAGCATACGATCCGGCCGGCTCTGCAGTTTATCAAAACCAAACCAGGCGTTTCCATCGTTTCCTCCATCTTCTTTATGTGCCTGCCCGACCGCGTCGCCATCTTCGGCGATTGCGCGGTTAACCCTAATCCAACCGCTTCGCAGCTGGCAGACATTGCTATTTCCTCCGCCGAAAGCAGCGCGAGATTCGGCATTGAGCCACGTATTGCCATGCTTTCCTATTCTTCGGGAACTTCGGGAGAAGGGGAGGATGTGGAACGTGTTCGGGAAGCGACGGCCATTGTAAAAGAGCGCGCACCGCATTTGAAAGTGGAAGGGCCTATCCAGTATGATGCGGCCGTGGACCCCATTGTAGGAAACCAGAAATTATCGAATTCCGAAGTTGCAGGAAAAGCCAGCGTGCTGATTTTCCCTGATTTAAATACAGGAAATAACACATATAAGGCCGTTCAGCGCGAAACAGGAGCATTGGCGATCGGTCCAATGTTGCAGGGATTAAACAAACCCATCAACGACCTCAGCCGCGGCTGCACCGTCGACGATATTTTTAACACCGTGGTAATCACCGCCATTCAATGTCAGCAGGAATGA
- the lpxB gene encoding lipid-A-disaccharide synthase, translated as MKYYLIAGERSGDLHGSNLIGGIRENDLDAEFRGWGGDMMAGAGMELVTHYKDTAFMGFLEVALNLHKISGFLKKCKADILEYKPDALILIDYPGFNLRIAAFAKSRGLKVFYYISPKVWAWNQKRALKIKQNVDHMFVIFPFEIDFYKKFDYKVDYVGNPLMDAIAAFKPDPEFREKHNLQPDKPVIALLPGSRQQEIIGMLDIMLTVQPHFPDHQFVIAGVSNLPKTLYEKYIAAHNAIIVYESTYDLLNIADAALVTSGTATLETALFSVPEVVCYKTSAFSYAIAKRLIRVPFISLVNLILEKEAVRELIQSELNERLLVEELVKILPGGAKHNEQMEDYKTLQNLVGGPGASGRAGGLIVGYLK; from the coding sequence ATGAAATATTACCTCATTGCAGGAGAGCGTTCGGGAGATTTGCATGGTTCCAACCTCATCGGCGGAATCCGCGAGAATGATCTTGATGCGGAGTTCCGCGGCTGGGGAGGTGATATGATGGCGGGCGCTGGCATGGAGCTGGTCACGCATTATAAGGATACGGCTTTCATGGGTTTCCTGGAAGTGGCGCTTAACCTGCATAAAATCTCCGGCTTCCTGAAAAAATGCAAAGCCGATATTCTTGAATACAAGCCGGATGCATTGATTCTGATCGATTATCCGGGCTTCAATTTGCGCATTGCCGCTTTCGCGAAGTCAAGGGGATTGAAAGTGTTCTATTATATTTCGCCAAAAGTCTGGGCCTGGAATCAAAAACGCGCTTTAAAGATCAAGCAAAATGTGGATCACATGTTCGTGATCTTTCCATTTGAAATAGATTTTTACAAAAAATTCGATTACAAAGTGGATTACGTAGGCAATCCGTTGATGGACGCCATTGCCGCATTCAAGCCGGATCCTGAATTTCGTGAAAAACATAATTTGCAGCCGGACAAGCCGGTTATAGCATTGCTTCCAGGCAGTCGCCAGCAGGAAATTATTGGCATGCTTGACATTATGCTCACCGTTCAGCCGCATTTTCCTGATCACCAATTCGTGATTGCGGGGGTTAGTAACCTTCCCAAAACCTTATACGAAAAGTATATTGCAGCGCATAATGCAATCATTGTTTACGAATCAACTTACGATTTGCTGAACATTGCCGATGCCGCACTGGTAACATCCGGAACAGCCACATTAGAAACCGCATTATTCAGCGTTCCGGAGGTGGTTTGCTATAAAACAAGCGCCTTTTCCTATGCCATCGCCAAACGCCTCATCCGGGTTCCGTTTATCTCTTTGGTGAATCTTATTTTGGAAAAAGAAGCGGTTAGGGAGTTGATACAGAGCGAATTGAATGAGCGCTTGCTTGTTGAAGAGCTCGTGAAAATTTTGCCGGGCGGAGCAAAGCATAACGAGCAGATGGAGGATTACAAGACGCTGCAAAACCTGGTCGGCGGGCCAGGCGCGTCCGGCAGGGCAGGAGGGTTGATTGTGGGATATTTGAAATAA
- a CDS encoding GNAT family N-acetyltransferase, which translates to MNEQEHHSKNEGLTDRHQHLSQGESASTIKIVDYTPEHAKAFYDLNYAWISDAYEVEPEDEKVLEDPEKYYLKDGGAILVALYQGEPVGTCALKQGDPGVVEMSKMTVSKEMRGKKIGDLLGYAVIEKARELGAEKVILYSNRKGSAAGINLYKKLGFVEVPLTGHNFKRADIKMELNL; encoded by the coding sequence ATGAACGAACAAGAACATCACTCAAAAAATGAAGGTTTAACGGATCGTCATCAACATTTAAGTCAAGGTGAATCTGCTTCTACAATCAAAATTGTCGATTACACACCCGAACACGCAAAGGCATTCTACGACTTAAATTATGCCTGGATTTCAGACGCTTATGAAGTAGAGCCGGAAGATGAAAAAGTGCTGGAAGATCCCGAAAAATACTATTTGAAAGACGGTGGCGCAATTCTGGTAGCGCTTTACCAAGGAGAACCGGTAGGCACCTGTGCATTGAAACAAGGCGATCCGGGTGTGGTGGAAATGAGCAAAATGACCGTTTCCAAAGAAATGCGCGGAAAGAAAATCGGGGATTTGCTCGGTTATGCGGTGATCGAAAAAGCGCGGGAGCTGGGTGCGGAAAAGGTTATTTTGTATTCTAATAGAAAAGGCTCGGCCGCAGGCATTAACCTTTACAAAAAGCTGGGGTTTGTCGAAGTGCCGCTAACCGGCCACAACTTCAAACGCGCCGACATTAAAATGGAGCTGAATTTGTAA
- the rfaD gene encoding ADP-glyceromanno-heptose 6-epimerase, whose amino-acid sequence MIIVTGAAGFIGSGLISRLNQDGFKSIIAVDDFSKIEKAENLEGKTIQEKVERVELFNWLDKNNRDVEFIFHIGARTDTTEFDREIFEELNVSYSKQIWEKCIAYQIPLVYASSAATYGLGEHGYDDNESTLSQLKPLNPYGDSKNEFDIWALQQEKKPFFWAGLKFFNVYGPNEYHKGRMASVVMHAFNQINKTEKMKLFRSHNPDFKDGEQMRDFIYVKDLIDVCIFFMHHRKNSGIYNLGSGRARTFKDLVTSTFNAMGKPADISYIDTPEDIRDKYQYFTQANMSKLRSIGFTRPFTSLEEGIDDYVKNYLSSGAYL is encoded by the coding sequence ATGATTATCGTAACAGGTGCAGCCGGATTCATTGGCAGCGGGCTTATCAGCCGCTTAAATCAGGACGGTTTCAAAAGCATTATTGCAGTAGATGATTTTTCCAAAATCGAGAAAGCAGAAAACCTTGAAGGAAAAACAATTCAGGAAAAAGTAGAAAGGGTTGAGCTCTTTAACTGGCTGGATAAGAACAACCGGGATGTTGAATTCATCTTCCACATCGGTGCCCGGACGGACACAACCGAATTCGATAGGGAGATTTTCGAAGAGCTTAATGTAAGTTATTCCAAACAGATCTGGGAGAAATGCATTGCTTACCAAATTCCGCTTGTATATGCATCATCAGCAGCCACTTACGGCTTGGGCGAGCATGGATATGATGACAATGAATCCACATTATCACAGCTGAAACCGCTGAATCCTTACGGTGATTCCAAAAATGAGTTTGATATATGGGCTTTGCAACAGGAGAAAAAACCGTTTTTCTGGGCAGGTTTGAAGTTTTTCAATGTGTATGGCCCTAACGAATACCACAAGGGAAGAATGGCGTCCGTGGTGATGCACGCCTTTAACCAGATCAATAAAACGGAAAAAATGAAGCTCTTCCGGTCGCATAACCCTGATTTTAAGGATGGCGAGCAGATGCGTGATTTTATCTATGTTAAAGACCTGATCGACGTTTGCATTTTCTTCATGCATCACCGCAAAAATTCAGGGATTTACAACCTTGGAAGCGGCCGCGCACGGACTTTCAAAGACCTAGTAACAAGCACATTCAATGCGATGGGCAAGCCCGCAGACATTTCGTATATAGATACGCCGGAAGATATCCGCGACAAATATCAATATTTCACGCAGGCTAATATGAGCAAACTTCGCTCCATCGGTTTCACACGTCCGTTTACGTCACTGGAAGAGGGAATTGACGACTATGTGAAGAACTATCTTTCATCGGGAGCCTACCTATAA